DNA from Alnus glutinosa chromosome 2, dhAlnGlut1.1, whole genome shotgun sequence:
TATGCAAAtacttctcttcttttcattAGAATGCTAACAAGCTTTGAATACAATACCGAATGCTGGAAATAACTACCCACTACCCCTAAGATAGGATAACTTCTACAGTTAAGACCCACTAAAACTTGACTTTCCCTAAGACAATTGCCCACTAACAATAACTACCCATAAACAATCAACCCCAATTACATAACTCACAACTACTAAACACATTAATTCTACAACTATTGATTAAATACATTAACAATGATTAGGCCCATaacaaactccaccccttcAAAGAACCTAGCCCACAAGGTGTAGTGTGAATGGACCCATTCTTAACCAAATTCAGCCCAGCCCACGCTATTAACCATTCCACGGGTTCCCATTCTTGTTTCCATAGTTTGCCAACTTTTCATCCCAAGGCAATTTTCGCCGAAACGTGTCCAAGACACTTGCACTATCCTAAAAAGGCAATGCATGAATTTGGTTAATAGGCACTTCCCTCTAGGCTTCAACTCCAAATCTAGTTTCTTCGAGGTCGTCTTCTAATGGTAGAAAGCGAATGCAAATGGGTGATGCCAAAAGATGAGCATCTAGACTTGCACCGGTGAAAACCTAAAGAAGAGGTTTAGTTTCTAAGTCCTCTTCCATCTTCTCATCTTTCTCCTCCAACTCCCATTCTTCCAACAAATAAAGTTTAGGCCTATTGCACCTATGGCCTGGCTGATATCTCTCATCACACTAATAGCAAAGCTCCTTCTCCATTCATTCTTGCATTTGGTCAAGATTTATTCTTCTAATGGGTAGATTAGGCCTGCAACCACGTGTACCTTCTGTCATTGTCGCAGGAACgcggctctaataccaattgataTGGGCATATATAATTGAGAATAATAGTAGGTAAATAAAAGCAATAAAGAAACAACTTTGGCACTTCAAGGGGGCCAAGTCATCCTCTAGCACACGGTTATAACCTCATGGATTTAGATGCAAATACTTCTCATCCTTTCATTAGAATACTAACAAGCTTTAAATACAATACTGAATGCTGGAAATAACTACCTATTACCCACAACATAGGATAACTTCTACGGTTGAGACCCACTAACACTTGACTTTCCCTACAACTGCCAACTAACAATAACTGCCCATAAACAATCAACTCCAATTACGTAACTCACAACTACTAAACGCATTAATTCTACAACTACTAATTACATACATTAACCATGATTAGGCCCATAACAATTAGGCTAATGAAATCTCACAATACGTTGATTCAATCATTGGAAGTTCCGGAAGATTCTTTTGGAGGGGGATGCACAGGTGATAGTGCAGGCAATCGACTCTGCGGGTGCTTGTTCGGCGAGTTATGCCAGTATCATCGACGACACTCGTGAAATTCTGCAATCTTTTTCTTCCTGGAAGGTGTTATTTGTAAGGCGTGAATGTAATTCTGTGGCCCATAGTTTAGCCCGTATGGCAGTAACTCAATGTCTTTTTCAAGTTTGGATTGAGTCGTTACCGGACCTAGTTCACAACTGTGTAAGTGTTGACCAAGGGAGTCTTTCCCTCGTTTAATGATTTCTATGTTtgatcaaaaaaatatatattggaaGTTCCATCCAATGCATTATGTCATCAGAATTTCTCACCAGCCAAACAGAAACCAATTAAGGAATTTTCTCGCCAGCCAAACAGAGACTAAATCCAGCACAAAACACAAGCGATTCATTACCTGAGACACGTGAGCGGTGCCAACCAAGTACACGTCGCAGACGCCACCGTCGGCGGCCGATTCACACGTGAGAACCATCACGCTCCTCGAGAGCTCCTCGGGGAGTACCTTCCTCGACTCCGAGCTCTCGGCCTCGTTGCTTGTCGAAACGTCTTCGTCGTATTCCTCATCTCTCGGAGGCTCCTCGACATTCACAATGCTCTCGCTCAGGCTCTCATCGGCGCTAGGGTTCTCGATGTGGACGAAGTCCTCGCCTTCGGCGGCCGGCGCCTGGGGATCCATCGCGGAAGGGGAAGCGTAAGGTTTGGGGCGGTCGGGGCAGGTGGCAGAAAAGGTAAATTTGGGGATTCGCGGGGGTGAGAAGTGTGCGAGGGGTGCGAGAATGAGGGTGTTTTGGGCACGACGGAGAGACAGTCTAGTGATAAAGCCGAAATAGGAGAAGCGGAATGAACAGGCCGAGTTGATTGGGCTGACCAGGTGAGTCAGGTGAGTCAGGCGAGTCATAAAAGTATCTCTGAGCTCTGGGTTTGGGTTTGTGCGCGAGTACGTGGTTTGGGTTATATTGGTATTTGGTACGTATGACACGTGTTCGGGCAGTGCAGTTAATTTTCCagacaaaaaaggaaaaaagtccCCTGGCCCTTGGGGTTATACTTGGTAAAAGGTAAAACTATAAAAAAGCCTTCTAAATTATTAGCTATTTTTAAATTAGCTCTTGAACTTCcgacaatatttttttttttttgaacgcagaatcttcttcttcaatttcattCCAAAGAAAACATCCCCAAAGGAGTACATAACCAGGAACAGAAAAATGATACAAGCACAGCAGCAGAAGATACAAACGCATCGCCCAAAGACGAGAAATCAAAGTCCATAGGCCATCGCAGTGAACAGAGATAATGAATCTCTGCCCACAAAATCAGGAACACCTGATTAAAAGCAGCTACCAGAACGGTAGACTGTGAGTACAAAGGAGGAATACCAACACCGGCAAGAAACGACTGCCGAAGACGGCACGTGAAAAACACGCACTATCTCCGAGAACCTCCCTAGCAACAGACGACTTTCACAAGCTGAGATCGGCACCTTCCGAGACCGGAGAAAGCAGTTGTGGCCCACACACGCTAAAAACAGAACTGAAACGCCGGCAAACTAATATTAAGACCTTGCAAACTGCCATAAAAGTGTCAAAAATATCAGTTCCCTTACCACGAATCATacattcaattaaaatataataaaatttaaaaattaaagaaatattaaaaaaaaactaatatatatatacatgaaggGGTGGCTATTTGGGCCAAATTTTGGCCAATGAGAGTGGCAGGCCACTCCTATTTAGAGTTTGGTCTTTGGGGTAGctctcctccttttttttttttttcagtttttcttttatgactatttttttttgaatattttaaatattttaattatttttttttaattgaatatatgacacaTGGCAatggtattataagaatattttgtcaaaattggTCTTTTGGGGTGCTCTTTGACAATTTGGGGGGGCCATAGTGCTCATTTTGGTAGTTCAAGGGATTACTTTAAAAACGGCCGATAGTTTGAAGagcttttttgtaattttccttttataaaattatgaagTAATTGGAgagtatttcttttctttcatgcaATGTAGGTATTGgcttttagaaaatatttggtttaaaaatacatttttagtaGGACGAACTCGTTTAATGTTTATTGATACTTATTTTAAGAACAACAAGATAGAATTGAACAATCGTACATGCATCTTTTACCCTATAAATTCCCCCACTGCAAACTTAAAATCCTTTACGTACAATGTTTGGGACTTTCTCTCTATCTTCCATATGttgttttgaaaatgataaatctGTACTAACGTTTCTCATAATGTGAAAGGCTCAAGGAAGTCAATGGGTGGCGGGGGTGGCTCGAGCCTTCCCTTTGGGCTAAATTTTGGCCAATAAAAGtgaccggccacccccattttagCTAAGGGGATGGTTGAGCTACTCCATAACCAGTTAGGGGTGACTAAACTACCTCCAAAAGCTTTGTGGTGGTTCGACCATCTCCATTTGGCCTAGGGATAGGTTTGGCCACTCCAtaatgccaaaaaataaaaaaataaaaaagaaaagaaaaatgtttaggGTTTGGCCTTTGGTGGGTTCTGAACCCaccccttctctttttttcaatttttcttttatgactcttttttgatttttttttgatttttttttttattttttttcaatgggtggtaggggtctattctttgaatagttattctcattggGATAATTATTTCATCAcgaaaataaaatacttattcctctaaaaaaattagaagaagagTTATTCTCAAAGGAATAGactacatatttttaaaaaaataaaaaataaaaaatcactcatattattttttaattttctttcatttttttttctaaaaaaaaaaaaaaaaacaaaaaaagaaacacatatgTGGCTAGCCGACCActccaatgggtggtcggctaGCCAAAGATGGAGCCAGGGTGGTAAGGAATGCCTTGTGGTAGACCCCTGAGGCGTTCCAGGGGTGGTACGACCACCCCCGAcgcatttgggggtggccaatgggtggtcggccaccatTAGTTTCacgtttatttttaaataaaataaaataagtaatatataaattttttagtaattttgatttgattcaaattaaaggaaaaattacagtttagccccccaaattattaCCCGTTTTGCAGATAGCCCCataaactgccaacactccgactccaGCTTACCAAACTACCAAATCCTTTGAAAAATGGtccatttggcgaaatatctccatattacccctgccacatgtcatttttttttttttttttttaaaaaaaaacaaaacaaaacaacatttttattttttaaaaaataggaaaTATGGGTTTTTGGGGTGGTTGCCGAGCCACCCTCTTAGGGAGGGGGTCGGTGCCACCTCTGAGGGTGGCCCGCGCGGCTACCCCTAGTGGCCGGGAGCAGCCACGCGCCACCTACCgagccttaggggtggcttttcaggccaccccaaatggatttcggggtggcccgaaagccacctcTAGGGCTCGGGGGGTGGCGAGCGACCACCCCTATTGTGGCGGGgagtggccgtgcgccacccaccgagccttgggggtggctttcgggccaccccgaaatccatttggggtggcccgaaaagCCATCCCTAGGGCTCAATGGGTGGCGCGCGGCCGCTCTCGGCCACCAGGGGTAGACGCGCGGTcacccccctccccaagggggtggctcggcagTCACCCAAAAAacccatatatatttttttaaaaaaaataataaaaaaaaaatagtttttttagtttttatttttttattttttaattgaaaaatgacacgtgacaggggtaatatggagatatttcgtcaATTGAGGCCTTTATCAAAGGATTTGGTAGGtcggagtcggagtgttggcagtttagGGAGCTATCCGCAAAACGGGTCGTAATTTGGggggttaaattgtaattttccccAAATTAAAGTATATTTGTTGCCACCAAATTAGAGAgtaagaataactattcatttccACTTTATTTCATTTCAAGTAATAACTATTCTCTTTCTCGATGGAATACTCATTCCGTAaatcaaacgaggcctaagtttatattgattaaaatgaagtgttttgaatattttaaatgactaatataaaatatcatttaaaacaaattaaattagaaaataaaaaataaatataataaaatcgATATGAATGATAGCATTATTCATAACTATTAActattgtgatatttttggtatGATATCCTTTTATTTTGACGTTGTAAAAATACTttaactggtttttcttttaataatatatcgtttacttatataaaaaaaaaaaatagtaatatttatattattagaaaaaaaaaaaaaaaaaaaggtttaaaaggTTGGGTTGAGCTACTAGCCAACCAATACCTGCACTATTTTACCAGAAACTGGAGCTTTTGTGACACATTCTCAGATTCTCCTTACGACTTTACTCAATTCAAGCTTTCTCGTCACGCAGTCTTTCAAGGTTCGTCCTCTCCGTCATTTATCGCTTTCCCAACTCTAAACGATTCGTTTTGCTTTAGCATCCCCTACTCACAATCTAGGGCTACTTTTCTCCGATAGGTGTTGAATCATTTCGTATTTATTCACATCAGCCCGGGAATTTCTCATAATTACGAAAACTCCGATCGGTTTTGCACTTCGTTTTCATTTTCGCCCCTCTAATTCTCTGATTTCGGAGTATATGTTACTATCACAATGGTTGAGAGGAAGCTATTCAAGACAAAGCTGTGCGTTTTGTACCAGAAAGGTCGCTGTTCGCGCCACAGTTGCTCGTTTGCGCACGGCGACTCGGAGCTCCGGGGATTCTCCGGATCCTATAGTGgtggtatatatattttgtttcttcATTTGTAGTAATTAATTGCTTTTTAATTGTTAGCATTTGAGGttaatttaaatttgtttgtttcGGATTGTTATTATTGCAACTGTAATGTACTAGTATCATTgtgcaatttttgttttcttaattagatttttttttcatatgtatTTTAATGTATTAGGGTTTGATTCGCGCGTCCAAACTAAAATGTGATAGTTTAAGAAGACAAGGATTGGCTAATATTATAATGTGTTATTGAGTGTAATACGTATTAGAGTGATGTGACCAGTTTGTTTGCTCTTAATGCGAGTTTTTCGATGGTTAAATATGCTGATATTCTGCGGTTCTTTGTGTATGTAAGCATGTAGTTATGCATGTAATGTCTTCTGGTATTAGGCGGTTTTTTATGGTTAAGTATGCTGATTTTATGCGGTTCCTTTCATGTCTAAAAATTTGGTGGGCCTGGATATTTGaatgtaaatatttatatttgttaattgATTCTGCATAAGCCAGAGCAAGAGGGCTTACTTACATGTAAGGTAACAGTATTTGAGAAGACCCTATCGAAGTTTTTTATTGAGAGACATATTGTACTATCAGCAGTTTGGGGCGTTTCATTAAAGATGGAAAGTTCACGGTAACTGACACGGTTAGTGGCCTTCTTCAGAATGGATTGTTCTGGTTGGTTGGTTGTAACACATATTGTGGTAGTCTCATGGTGAGATTTATCATGGTTATTATGCATATACGGGCCAGCAAATTATTTCTTAAAGGATCAGATATATTTTCTTCCATATTATCTGCAAAAGGGCTGGTTAAATGTTCAAATGTTTGTTGCAGTTACTTGGTCGAGAGGCTTATTGTATTGAGTTCAATTGTTACTTCTGCTTGAATGACATCACAATGGGATTTCTTGAGTCGAGCAGGGATGCATTTTAACTGGAGATATATCAGAAAGCAACTGCTATTGCTTATGGATGGATTATTATTATAATGGCTTACGGCAGTATGGAGAAATCTCTTGTATATATTATTTCTGAGCAAGGAGGGATGTCAGCTCGTGTTTATTGAATGCTACTTTGACACGATGAAGGTCATCTCAATGAAGTATCTTCTCGTTGGGTTTTATCTTATCAACATGGGTTTCTGTGGCCCTTTTTGGACTGGCAAGGAGGAATTAATTATTGTGTTTCTCACGTTGTTCCTTGTAATGGTAACCTTAGCCTCATTATCTGGTTGTATTATATATCTTACTGATCAACAAGAAGACGGGGATATCAATCTCCTTTATCCAATGCTACTATGATATCGGAGGTTATCTCAATGTTATAAGCTGAAACATGGGTTTTATTACATCTATTCATTATATGGCCCTTTGGGAACTGGCACAAAGGCACTAATAATGTTCATTATAATGTTTCTCATGTTATTCCATGTGGTAAGCTTAGTCTCATTAACAATCAAGAGCCTTCTACTTGCTTTTTATGAAAgattaattgatatagacttGGTACTGTTGTACTGGTAattattctctttcttattGCAGGTAGGCGGGACTATCAAGGTAGTGACTTGAGGGCTAAGCTTGAGAGAAGGCGTTCTCCACCACGAAGGTATTCACCAGTGAGAGATGCAAGAGGCCGACATACACTTCGTGGTTAGACATAATGTCCTTTACACTCCTCACTTTCCTCATTTCcagagtttttttcttttctatatttGTTCTTTGCTTGCATGTCTGTCTGTGGCTTttgatatatcatattataaATGGTAGAGCTCTTCAGTTTTTGTCATTTATTCCTTCTGCCTTTCTCTTCTAGTTATGAATTTACTATTAAGCTGTCAATATTTATCTTATCTTTCACTTCCAATTGGTTAAATTTACTCTGGCGGAACTTGAATTTGCAGATTATAGCTCTTCAAGGTCTCTTGAGAGGAAACGGTAAGTTAGCATGAACTCCCATACGTGTATATATAGGGTTTGGTTGGCATCAATTAATTTAACATGAAGCTTTTATTGTTGCCTTAATGGGTTAATGAATGATAGGTAAAATTGTTGCATTTGTAATGTAATCACAAaaggtgtgtatatatatatatatatatatatatttattcatctttctctctctctctctcgcgcgcgcgcgcgcgtgtgtgtgtgtgtgtgagagagagagagagagagagagagaggtttacATTGAAGTCAAGTTTTACTTAAGCTGCATCCATCTTAGAATATATGAAAACGGATTTTATGAAAACGGATGGGATGCTAGGACTTATGAACACATGGAATTATTAGAGACTATTTTGAAGATTGTATTTCTAAGGTTGCTGTTTGAGTAATTGTCGTCTGCTAGtatattatcttttatttcGTTCTGGATTTTTAAGACGTTCATAATTTTAGGTCTCCCCTTTTTTCGCATTTCTTTTGTGTACCTCTCATGTACTAGGgtaattctttttttgttattttaatgaAGTTTTATTAGTAACTCTACTAACTGTTTAAAATAAGTTACAGCATTATTTAGATTATGGGTTTGATGTGCTATGTACTTGATGGCATCATGGACCCCAATGGGATAGAATGTGGAAGATAGTATTGGGAGTTCTGCCACTACTCTTTAGCTGAACTGTAACCACACGATATGCCCTCTATTATTTTACTCATAACAAATAAGACAATTTGGATTATCTTTTTGGAGTAATTCATTCCCATTCATTCTTCACAAAATACTACAGATTTTTCCTTTTACTATCAATCTTCCATCCtcatattagtatgcatatgttTCAGTTCAAAATATGTTTGTAGATTGATTTTAGAATGAtagaaaacataggaaaaaacAGCACTTTGATGGCGAAGGTGACTTTTCTGGAAGTTTGGGAACCTCAGAGGGAACTGAAGATGGAgttaaagaaggaaaaattgcatCCACTGATTCCAGGGATGTTCTTGAGGAGCAGGTCTGAAGAATTTTGTcaattaatttcatattgaaTTTGTTTAGAATCTTTCTTACTTTACTAAAAAAtttctgttttgatttttgtgaACCATGTGCAGTTAAAGAAAGTGCAGTCCGATACTAAAATTCTTGATCGTCACAGATTTCAACTAAGGGTCAGTTTCATCCTTGTTGCAGTTGCTTATTGGTCAACTACATGCATACAAGCATGTATATGAATGCATGTGtgtttattatttgaaaatgtCATACTGcatatgtgattttttttttttccatttatgttTACTGGGAGTTAATTTGTtacacaaatttaattattataatctATTCAAATTATGATATTTAAAGTGGTTCATGTTTCAGTTAGTTGTGAAGGAATGGCTTTGATTATCATAGTTGCTCTGTTATATTAGCATCCTTCTAAACTAACATTGTGATGGAAAATGTAACGACCGAGGGAAAGGTAGTAGCCACATCTGTACTATCACTCTAAAAGAACTAGCttgtcaatttgaagctttcttaGAATTAATTATGAAGCTTAGTTTCGCCTAATAAATAAGTAATGTatgacttagcactcatgagcgtctttataaaccattcaTTCTATGTGAGTTactcatctcttcccaatataagACTTGGGTGTTACAGAAAATATATTAAAGGATATTATGCTTCATCTATATTTGCAAGATAGAATTATTCAGGCTACTAAACTGTTTTAGATTGGAAGATGATCACGTTTTCCTCCTCATTTTGTGGGTTTGGGTTGGGGTTGTGACAAGAACACCCTCCTCCCCCCAGCCACCCTCTCTATCTTAAGAATCAGATTATTTTCTGttgctattattatttttcttcttttgattaaattttttttttgataagtaagaaaatttcattaaaaaagcgtaaggcgctccaaagtacacaggaagtatacacaagaacaactcagctagcccataagaaaattgattaaaaattgaGGAGTATTTTTTGACATTTGATGTGTGTTGTTTAAAGGTTGACCTGGAAGAGAGGGCCCAAGAAGCGGATATTCTTACTTCTAGAATTCAGGAGCTGGAGGCTCAATTACACGAAGAGAAAGAGGAATGTAAAAGGTAGTCGCAGACTTAGTGATTGAGTTCCTTGCCAATTCATGATCCCtctcttactttttcttttccctgaTATTTTGGAATATTCAGGATCACCTCAAAAATCAAGAAGTTTGCGAAGGCACATAATCGTTATTCACAGCTTCAAGATGAACTGAAAAGGTAAATATATGTTTTACATTATTTCTCCTATTCTGCATCCATTCTTTGCATTAAAAAGTCTAATTTTTGTCTGATTCATGTTTTGGAGTCCTATTGTTGGTATTTAGttgagtttttgaaatttgtaGATCACAAGCCCGAATTCAGAAGTTGGGAGATCAGCTTGGTTCAGATACTACTAAAAATGGTGCCAATGAAGAGGATTCCATAAATATTCTAAGCGACGGAGAACCTGTTGGTTTTACTATAATCAATCCACATAATGAGCTGCAGAACGATGCTTCTCCCAACAAGAAAAGGCTGGGTGTTAATATGGATccttttgaaggaaaaaatcGAGGTGGATTTGATTAACATTTCTTCATGCATAGAGTTTTTGGAGTCAATGGAATTTatagcatttaattttttatcccCTGATTATGTTTTGCTGTGCTTCATAGAGCTTTCAGGCCTTGTTATAGTGTTTGGTGATAGTAGATTTGGTATAAAAAGTTCTTCTGAACTCACTGTGTTAGGTGTTTTGCAAATTTACTAGATTGGCCATGTTTATGCATATTTTTTCTGATCTTTCTTGGAGCAAAAAAAAGGTGGGGAAGTGTTCATGCTGGTGTTGGTCTAAAAGGTGATTCCAACAATTGTTGTCCAGATGCAAGGCTAATGCTATACATATAGGTCCTTGTCATATAACCAATGAGTAAGATTAACTGTTGTGTTATGATTATTTCATAGTCGGGTTTTGAGTT
Protein-coding regions in this window:
- the LOC133860711 gene encoding zinc finger CCCH domain-containing protein 13 isoform X1; its protein translation is MVERKLFKTKLCVLYQKGRCSRHSCSFAHGDSELRGFSGSYSGGRRDYQGSDLRAKLERRRSPPRRYSPVRDARGRHTLRDYSSSRSLERKRKHRKKQHFDGEGDFSGSLGTSEGTEDGVKEGKIASTDSRDVLEEQLKKVQSDTKILDRHRFQLRVDLEERAQEADILTSRIQELEAQLHEEKEECKRITSKIKKFAKAHNRYSQLQDELKRSQARIQKLGDQLGSDTTKNGANEEDSINILSDGEPVGFTIINPHNELQNDASPNKKRLGVNMDPFEGKNRADSTKGRLLDKRIRFKKLSRWNVQPTQSNEGNEIESMNKVMNDGIDSSRPLARGKTLSRSIHTADKMKSLESAPVVVPSTSMAAHAVDEEVEIELEDKTVFETAATGIEKEPSYEIMGVPFPLPPPPPIRQNNYSMYEGDNENVDVEGLEEEMVHVDVV
- the LOC133860711 gene encoding zinc finger CCCH domain-containing protein 40 isoform X3; protein product: MVERKLFKTKLCVLYQKGRCSRHSCSFAHGDSELRGFSGSYSGGRRDYQGSDLRAKLERRRSPPRRYSPVRDARGRHTLRDYSSSRSLERKRKHRKKQHFDGEGDFSGSLGTSEGTEDGVKEGKIASTDSRDVLEEQLKKVQSDTKILDRHRFQLRVDLEERAQEADILTSRIQELEAQLHEEKEECKRITSKIKKFAKAHNRYSQLQDELKRSQARIQKLGDQLGSDTTKNGANEEDSINILSDGEPVGFTIINPHNELQNDASPNKKRLGVNMDPFEGKNRADSTKGRLLDKRIRFKKLSRWNVQPTQSNEGNEIESMNKVMNDGIDSSRPLARGKTLSRSIHTADKETFINEMIPFKWLGIIYLAHVARFNFRIPPQQADK
- the LOC133860711 gene encoding zinc finger CCCH domain-containing protein 13 isoform X2; its protein translation is MVERKLFKTKLCVLYQKGRCSRHSCSFAHGDSELRGFSGSYSGGRRDYQGSDLRAKLERRRSPPRRYSPVRDARGRHTLRDYSSSRSLERKRKKQHFDGEGDFSGSLGTSEGTEDGVKEGKIASTDSRDVLEEQLKKVQSDTKILDRHRFQLRVDLEERAQEADILTSRIQELEAQLHEEKEECKRITSKIKKFAKAHNRYSQLQDELKRSQARIQKLGDQLGSDTTKNGANEEDSINILSDGEPVGFTIINPHNELQNDASPNKKRLGVNMDPFEGKNRADSTKGRLLDKRIRFKKLSRWNVQPTQSNEGNEIESMNKVMNDGIDSSRPLARGKTLSRSIHTADKMKSLESAPVVVPSTSMAAHAVDEEVEIELEDKTVFETAATGIEKEPSYEIMGVPFPLPPPPPIRQNNYSMYEGDNENVDVEGLEEEMVHVDVV